The following coding sequences are from one Homalodisca vitripennis isolate AUS2020 chromosome 7, UT_GWSS_2.1, whole genome shotgun sequence window:
- the LOC124366102 gene encoding hatching enzyme 1.2-like has translation MITYYWVVLGIVALSGSAMTEYGQATGTRRIENRQPRFRNKRSMDKRFINNATVYYTIDSRFSSSQKNYIMDKINRFNKLSCVQWLPSVPGKPLSAKFLPNYNSGCFTYQHSTYNASEINLSEHCFDDGWVMHEMGHALGFQHEQKRRDRNCYLEIDPSLAKTGDYEISPYIDRSFPYDWTSYMHYRKGTDFKLRREFYDHQQDQLGQYEQLSKMDVIKLKYYYCGGPHYCTTYPDECKRRKDFVEKNYCSF, from the exons ATGATTACATATTATTGGGTAGTTTTGGGGATTGTTGCTCTGAGTGGTTCAGCTATGACTGAGTATGGTCAGGCTACCGGTACAAGACGCATTGAGAACAGGCAACCACGATTTAGAAATAAACGATCGATGGATAAGAGGTTCATTAATAATGCAACTGTATATTATACGATTGATAGTCGGTTCA GTTCTAgtcagaaaaattatataatggaCAAAATTAATAGATTCAATAAGCTGAGTTGTGTGCAATGGTTGCCGAGTGTGCCTGGGAAACCATTATCGGCGAAGTTTCTTCCGAATTATAATTCAGGGTGCTTCACCTACCAACACTCTACTTACAATGCCTCCGAAATCAACCTCAGTGAGCACTGCTTCGATGATGGTTGGGTGATGCACGAGATGGGTCATGCGCTGGGTTTCCAACACGAGCAAAAAAGGAGAGATCGAAATTGTTATTTGGAAATAGATCCATCAC TTGCAAAGACCGGAGACTACGAAATAAGTCCATATATTGACAGATCATTTCCCTACGACTGGACAAGTTACATGCATTATCGGAAAGGTACCGATTTTAAGCTTCGTAGAGAG TTTTATGATCACCAGCAAGATCAACTTGGGCAATACGAACAACTCAGCAAAATGGAcgttataaaactgaaatactaCTACTGTGGAGGCCCACATTATTGTACTACATATCCTGATGAATGTAAGAGACGAAaggattttgtagaaaaaaattacTGTTCCTTTTAA
- the LOC124366577 gene encoding hatching enzyme 1.2-like, producing MITHYWVFVLGIVALTGSAMTEYGQATGSRRIENKQPRFRNKRSMDFRYMNNATVYYTIDSRFSSSQKNYILDKINRFNKLSCVQWLPSVPGKPLSAKFLPNYKSECFTSQHSSFNASEVNLSERCFDEGWVMHEMGHVMGFEHEQKREDRNCYLEIDPSLAMDIAYLKSPFIDTSFPYDWTSYMHYRKGTDFKLRREFYDHQQDQLGQYEQLSKMDVIKLKHYYCGGPHYCTTYPDECRKQKDFVETSNCFY from the exons ATGATTACACATTATTGGGTTTTTGTTTTGGGGATTGTTGCTCTGACCGGTTCAGCTATGACTGAGTATGGTCAGGCTACCGGTTCAAGACGCATTGAGAACAAGCAACCACGATTTAGAAATAAACGATCTATGGATTTTAGATACATGAACAATGCAACTGTATATTATACGATTGATAGTCGGTTCA gcTCTAgtcagaaaaattatattttggacaAAATTAATAGATTCAATAAGCTGAGTTGCGTGCAATGGTTGCCGAGTGTGCCTGGGAAACCATTATCGGCCAAGTTTCTTCCGAATTACAAATCAGAGTGCTTCACCTCCCAGCACTCTTCTTTCAACGCCTCCGAAGTCAACCTCAGTGAGCGCTGCTTCGATGAAGGTTGGGTGATGCATGAGATGGGTCATGTGATGGGTTTTGAACATGAACAAAAAAGGGAAGATCGAAATTGTTACTTGGAAATAGATCCATCTC TTGCAATGGATATAGCCTATTTAAAAAGTCCATTTATTGACACATCATTTCCCTACGACTGGACAAGTTATATGCATTATCGGAAAGGTACCGATTTTAAGCTTCGTAGAGAG TTTTATGATCACCAGCAAGATCAACTTGGGCAATACGAACAACTCAGCAAAATGGACGTTATAAAACTGAAACACTACTACTGTGGAGGCCCACATTATTGTACTACATATCCTGATGAGTGTAGGAAACAAAAGGATTTTGTAGAAACCAGTAACTGTTTTTATTAA